One genomic segment of Candidatus Fukatsuia endosymbiont of Tuberolachnus salignus includes these proteins:
- a CDS encoding IS4/Tn5 family transposase DNA-binding protein gives MKNDSGEIGLLVESIVKSGNRHMKTVTGNGNEWIREEFHQIDFGDKRLKERFFETAGLLSSKASGSIYPSCHGSWSQAKGAYRFFSNERVSESALFRTHCV, from the coding sequence ATGAAAAATGATTCAGGTGAAATTGGATTATTGGTAGAGTCAATAGTTAAATCAGGAAACAGGCACATGAAAACAGTAACGGGTAATGGAAATGAGTGGATCCGGGAAGAATTTCATCAAATTGATTTCGGAGATAAACGCCTTAAAGAGCGTTTTTTTGAAACAGCGGGCTTATTATCATCAAAAGCGTCAGGTTCAATTTACCCAAGCTGTCATGGCTCCTGGTCACAGGCCAAAGGAGCTTATCGATTTTTTAGCAATGAGAGAGTGAGCGAGAGCGCGCTATTCCGTACACATTGTGTGTAA
- a CDS encoding IS110 family transposase has product MGESAMDKTAVGIDVAKLKFDVAVWVERKKYKTKAFPNTPSGFSQLLKWLIPYGDCHICLEATGSYSVPLAMFLVDNGIDVSLENPSRIHAFGESELSRNKTDQGDAKMIVRYCALHTPVLWTPPPLSERQLTALVRHLKSLEEMRQMQENRQSVADDVVQSSLLEIISALKQQIQATKEKIKNHIDNDPDLKKNKALLESIPGIGEILSASLLAYVGNVSKFTNSKAVVAYAGLNPKLCESGLFKGRSRLSKRGHTELRKALYMPALAALSCNPIVKAQWQRLVSRHKGGKMGVCAAMRKLLQLAYGVLKSGIPFDTKIALAS; this is encoded by the coding sequence ATGGGAGAATCAGCCATGGACAAGACCGCAGTGGGTATTGATGTTGCCAAATTAAAATTCGATGTTGCAGTGTGGGTAGAGAGAAAAAAGTATAAAACAAAAGCATTCCCGAATACCCCCTCTGGATTTAGCCAACTACTGAAATGGCTTATCCCTTACGGGGATTGTCATATTTGTCTCGAAGCCACAGGGAGTTACAGTGTTCCACTGGCTATGTTCTTAGTTGATAATGGCATTGACGTCAGCCTAGAAAACCCATCACGTATTCATGCCTTTGGTGAGAGTGAACTGAGTCGGAACAAGACGGATCAGGGGGATGCAAAAATGATAGTGCGCTACTGCGCACTGCATACACCTGTCCTCTGGACTCCTCCTCCCTTGAGCGAACGTCAATTAACCGCGCTAGTACGCCATCTAAAGAGTTTAGAGGAAATGAGGCAAATGCAAGAAAATCGGCAATCAGTGGCTGACGATGTCGTTCAATCCTCACTGCTTGAAATCATTTCTGCACTTAAACAACAAATCCAGGCCACCAAAGAAAAAATAAAAAACCATATCGATAACGATCCTGACTTAAAGAAAAATAAAGCGTTGCTGGAGAGTATTCCTGGTATCGGTGAAATACTAAGTGCCAGTTTGCTGGCGTATGTGGGTAATGTGTCAAAATTCACTAACAGTAAGGCAGTGGTGGCCTATGCCGGGCTTAACCCAAAACTTTGTGAATCAGGTTTATTTAAAGGACGGAGCCGCCTATCAAAACGGGGTCATACCGAGCTCAGGAAAGCGTTGTATATGCCCGCTCTGGCTGCCCTTTCTTGTAATCCGATAGTGAAAGCACAGTGGCAACGACTCGTATCACGCCATAAAGGGGGTAAAATGGGCGTCTGTGCAGCAATGCGCAAATTACTCCAACTGGCGTATGGTGTGCTGAAATCAGGCATCCCATTCGATACAAAAATAGCACTTGCATCATGA